One genomic window of Limanda limanda chromosome 16, fLimLim1.1, whole genome shotgun sequence includes the following:
- the LOC133021567 gene encoding interferon alpha/beta receptor 1b-like, translating into MSSALYVGLLLVCLQKSVEIDCIAVATLAAVGPELAPPRDLIMITLNTNYALSWDWDQNHTESHAVTFTTQYVGKYKLESQKTSPNWSPACEAKSRRSCDLTMRGLHYLGIYVLRVRANANGHHSKWVQLEFCPDKNAALGPPAKVDLAPAGSDLDVFISEPLTSINTSMKEHLSEMYYHILYWEHPEDSKALRTQTLSSEAKLVTLPGLKAWTLYCVSIQSCNDFYNKSSSFTSPQCMQTEGNTPWWQIILYFVGSLVIFFLVMLFILYGPFWCYKTLKATLYPSNQLPPHFKEYIYDSPGSDIPRLLTPGSESELLCDNVIICAEPTALEIHIFRPDGMAAPPSDLKSDTSGRHSRQGSSSSSGDSGVYSTGGTSNLSQLNSSQTCTGTEDLEQVKMQEMTPGLETQLLIADEGIVDMCV; encoded by the exons ATGTCCTCAGCTTTGTATGTCGGCCTTCTCCTTGTTTGCCTTCAAAAAAGTGTTG aaattgACTGTATTGCTGTAGCAACTTTGGCAGCAGTTGGACCAGAGCTGGCCCCGCCACGGGACCTGATCATGATCACTTTGAACACCAATTACGCATTAAGCTGGGACTGGGACCAGAATCACACAGAGAGTCATGCTGTCACCTTTACCACACAATATGTTGG GAAGTATAAGCTGGAGTCCCAGAAGACGAGTCCAAACTGGTCCCCGGCATGTGAGGCAAAGTCACGCAGGTCATGTGATCTTACAATGCGCGGCCTGCACTACCTGGGCATTTATGTGCTTCGTGTTCGAGCCAATGCAAATGGGCATCACTCCAAATGGGTGCAATTGGAATTCTGCCCTGATAAAAATG ctgctctgggcCCTCCTGCCAAAGTGGACCTTGCACCTGCTGGAAGTGACCTCGATGTTTTCATCTCTGAACCATTGACAAGCATCAACACCTCCATGAAGGAACATCTTTCAGAAATGTACTACCACATCCTCTACTGGGAACATCCTGAAGACTCAAAG GCCTTAAGAACCCAGACGTTAAGCAGCGAGGCCAAACTGGTGACTTTGCCAGGCCTAAAGGCTTGGACGTTGTACTGTGTGAGCATCCAGTCATGCAACGACTTCTACAACAAGAGCAGTAGCTTCACTTCGCCCCAGTGTATGCAAACTGAAG GTAATACTCCATGGTGGCAGATCATCCTGTACTTCGTGGGCTCTCTGGTGATCTTCTTCCTTGTCATGCTGTTCATACTCTACGGCCCCTTTTGGTGCTACAAAACACTCAAGGCAACGTTGTACCCCTCCAACCAGTTGCCTCCACATTTCAAGGAA TATATCTATGACTCTCCTGGTTCTGACATTCCTCGCCTCCTCACTCCGGGTTCAGAatcagagctgctgtgtgatAATGTGATCATTTGTGCTGAGCCAACAGCCCTGGAAATCCACATATTTCGTCCTGATGGCATGGCAGCTCCTCCATCAGACCTGAAGTCAGATACCAG TGGAAGACACAGTCGtcagggcagcagcagcagcagtggagactCTGGAGTTTATTCTACTGGGGGAACCTCCAACCTGTCACAGCTCAACAGCAGTCAAACCTGCACAGGAACTGAAGACCTGGAGCAGGTAAAGATGCAGGAAATGACTCCAGGGCTCGAGACACAACTTCTGATAGCAGATGAGGGCATTGTAGACATGTGTGTCTGA